Proteins from one Deltaproteobacteria bacterium genomic window:
- a CDS encoding acyl-CoA dehydratase activase, whose protein sequence is MSGSKSVYVGIDIGSVSANTVVLDENRNILEEHYTRTKGEPLETALAILAELIEKYGKSHIRLVATTGSGGKLIAPLIGAGFTNEVIAQARATEAFHPEARTVIEMGGQDAKLIFLAPEGEDGKLRIADFQMNSVCAAGTGSFLDQQAYRLGLTIEEFGSLALKSKNPPRVAGRCSVFAKSDMIHLQQIATPDYDIVAGLCYAVARNFKATIGKGKEFVTPVAFQGGVAANLGVRKAFKDVLELDDKDYIIPAHFCSMGALGAVYTCLDMGKALDGFKGVEELKSFLSSGRTRERSLEKLTKPEGHPSERRSATGYPLEKGKKVAAYLGIDVGSTSTNVILIDRDLKLVTKRYLATAGRPLDAIKKGITSVAEECAEYVDVVGVGTTGSGRYLSGDFLGADIIRNEITAQATAAAAIDPEVDTIFEIGGQDSKYIAMKDGVVVDFEMNKVCAAGTGSFLEEQAERLGISIKGEFSELALGCGAPPPMGERCTVFIESDMVHYQQRGVEKDGLVAGLSYSIVLNYLNRVVGDRRIGNRIFFQGGTAANLGVVAAFEKVTGKKITVPEHHDVTGAIGAAILASKEMAPGARTKFKGWDLSKKKFGIESFECRDCSNICEVRKVVMEGEAPLYYGGRCEKYDVKRDTKSNSHIPDLFKEREKLLYSAYAGKASGKDAPVIGIPRMLFMYEMYPFWKAFFDVLGFRIQLSSPTNREIIRNGIEQIVTETCFPIKVAHGHVNELMEKGVKRIFIPSIINLKPAKEGQLFTALCPYVQTIPYLCKSAYDFKDKGVEVLAPVFHFNAKDSDIKKEFAEFGKSLGKDRATVEKALQAAWAAQGEFKRRLLERGKEAIAALKPDDTALVIVGRAYNTMDSGINLELPQKLREMGTMAIPFDMLDVDSITDGALAEDMYWRSGQRILAGAQLIKDDPRLFSIYITNFGCGPDSMISHFYKEASAGKPFLQLEIDEHSADAGAITRCEAFLDSIRNTRGKLKIESKEKHVLKRTNIKKKIYLPNMSDGAHALAAAFEACGLEAEVMPEPDEESLKWGRRYTSGRECYPCILTTGDMVKIVRKEDFSPERSAFFMPSGNGPCRFGQYNRYHRMILDELGFKDVPVYAPDQDGNFYKELNMVGGNFPRLGWWGIASVDLLEKVLFETRPYEKNKGESERVYWECVRKVCDAIREKRFPERELKEAKAAFKRVPVHEPGSKPVIGIVGEIYVRSNRFSNENLIKKLEALGAEVRMPTIGEWIYYTNFCNKRKTWQRGQMGDYLRTIASEFFQKRDEKRMENILNGDLRSGHEVPTKNLLRNAAPYLDDSFEGEAVLSIGKTIDYIGRGAHGIVNAMPFTCMPGTVVNAILKRLRENNDNIPYLHMVYEGSEDTNSMTRMEAFVHQAREFKERRSPRAQAAGRV, encoded by the coding sequence TTGTCTGGGTCAAAGTCTGTATACGTAGGCATCGACATCGGCTCGGTAAGCGCCAACACGGTAGTCCTAGATGAAAACAGGAACATACTCGAAGAGCACTATACAAGGACAAAAGGCGAACCGCTCGAAACAGCCCTCGCAATCCTTGCCGAACTAATCGAAAAATACGGAAAATCACACATACGGCTGGTGGCCACGACCGGCTCGGGCGGAAAGCTCATAGCCCCCCTCATAGGGGCCGGGTTCACGAACGAGGTCATAGCCCAGGCCAGGGCCACCGAGGCCTTCCACCCCGAGGCAAGGACCGTCATCGAGATGGGCGGCCAGGACGCCAAGCTCATCTTTCTCGCGCCCGAGGGAGAGGACGGGAAGCTCCGCATAGCGGACTTTCAGATGAACTCGGTCTGCGCGGCCGGCACGGGCTCTTTCCTCGACCAGCAGGCCTACAGGCTCGGGCTCACCATAGAGGAATTCGGAAGCCTCGCATTAAAGAGCAAGAACCCGCCGAGGGTCGCGGGAAGGTGCTCGGTCTTCGCCAAGAGCGACATGATACACCTCCAGCAGATAGCCACACCCGACTACGACATCGTGGCAGGCCTCTGCTACGCCGTCGCCAGGAACTTCAAGGCCACCATAGGGAAGGGCAAGGAGTTCGTCACGCCGGTGGCCTTCCAGGGCGGTGTCGCCGCCAACCTTGGCGTCAGAAAGGCCTTCAAGGACGTCCTCGAGCTCGACGACAAGGACTACATAATACCAGCCCACTTCTGCTCCATGGGAGCGCTCGGGGCCGTATACACCTGCCTCGATATGGGGAAGGCCCTGGACGGGTTCAAGGGGGTCGAGGAGCTTAAGAGTTTCCTCTCATCCGGCAGGACGAGGGAGAGGTCCCTTGAGAAGCTCACGAAGCCCGAGGGGCACCCCTCCGAGAGGAGGAGCGCTACGGGCTACCCCCTTGAGAAGGGGAAGAAGGTCGCCGCCTATCTCGGAATCGACGTCGGCTCGACCAGCACGAACGTCATCCTCATAGACAGGGATTTAAAGCTCGTAACCAAGAGGTATCTCGCGACCGCGGGCCGGCCGCTGGACGCGATAAAGAAGGGCATCACCTCGGTAGCCGAGGAGTGTGCCGAATACGTGGACGTCGTCGGGGTCGGCACGACCGGCTCGGGAAGGTATCTCTCAGGCGACTTCCTCGGCGCGGACATAATAAGGAACGAGATAACGGCCCAGGCAACCGCGGCAGCCGCAATAGACCCTGAGGTGGACACCATATTCGAGATAGGCGGCCAGGACTCGAAATACATAGCCATGAAGGACGGGGTGGTCGTGGACTTCGAGATGAACAAGGTATGCGCGGCCGGTACCGGCTCGTTCCTGGAGGAGCAGGCGGAAAGGCTCGGCATAAGCATAAAGGGCGAGTTTAGCGAACTCGCCCTCGGCTGCGGCGCGCCCCCGCCCATGGGCGAGCGGTGCACGGTCTTCATCGAGTCCGATATGGTCCACTACCAGCAGAGGGGGGTCGAGAAGGACGGCCTTGTGGCCGGGCTCTCGTATTCCATCGTGCTTAATTACCTCAACAGGGTCGTGGGCGACAGGCGCATAGGAAATAGGATATTTTTCCAGGGCGGCACGGCCGCAAACCTGGGGGTTGTCGCGGCGTTCGAGAAGGTAACCGGTAAAAAGATAACCGTGCCCGAGCACCACGACGTAACGGGCGCTATAGGAGCTGCCATACTCGCGTCCAAAGAGATGGCGCCGGGCGCCAGGACCAAGTTCAAGGGCTGGGATTTGAGCAAAAAGAAGTTCGGGATAGAGTCCTTCGAGTGCAGGGACTGCTCGAACATCTGCGAGGTCCGGAAGGTCGTCATGGAAGGCGAGGCCCCGCTCTACTACGGCGGCCGATGCGAGAAATACGACGTCAAGAGGGACACGAAATCGAACAGCCACATCCCTGACCTCTTCAAGGAGAGGGAGAAGCTCCTCTATTCGGCTTACGCGGGCAAGGCCTCAGGAAAGGACGCGCCTGTCATAGGCATCCCGAGGATGCTCTTCATGTACGAGATGTACCCGTTCTGGAAGGCCTTCTTCGACGTGCTGGGCTTTAGAATTCAGCTCTCTTCCCCCACGAACAGGGAAATAATACGGAACGGCATAGAGCAGATAGTCACAGAGACCTGTTTTCCGATCAAGGTAGCCCACGGACACGTGAACGAGCTCATGGAAAAGGGCGTGAAGAGGATTTTCATACCCTCGATAATAAACTTGAAGCCAGCGAAGGAAGGGCAGCTCTTCACGGCACTATGCCCGTACGTGCAGACCATACCGTACCTCTGCAAATCCGCTTATGATTTCAAGGACAAGGGGGTAGAGGTCCTTGCCCCGGTCTTCCACTTTAACGCCAAGGACTCGGACATAAAAAAGGAGTTCGCCGAGTTCGGGAAATCGCTCGGCAAGGACAGGGCGACGGTGGAGAAGGCCCTGCAAGCGGCCTGGGCAGCGCAGGGAGAGTTCAAGAGGAGGCTCCTCGAGCGCGGGAAAGAGGCCATAGCGGCTCTTAAGCCCGACGACACCGCCCTCGTCATAGTGGGGAGGGCCTATAATACCATGGACTCCGGCATAAACCTGGAGCTTCCGCAGAAGCTACGCGAAATGGGCACCATGGCCATACCCTTCGACATGCTGGATGTGGACAGCATCACGGACGGCGCGCTCGCCGAGGACATGTACTGGAGGAGCGGCCAGAGGATACTCGCGGGCGCCCAGCTCATAAAGGACGACCCCAGGCTCTTCTCGATATACATCACGAACTTCGGCTGCGGCCCGGACTCGATGATATCGCACTTCTATAAGGAAGCCTCGGCGGGCAAGCCCTTCCTCCAGCTCGAGATAGACGAGCACTCGGCGGACGCGGGGGCCATCACGAGGTGCGAGGCCTTCCTCGACAGCATAAGGAACACCAGGGGTAAGCTCAAGATAGAGTCGAAGGAGAAGCACGTCCTGAAGAGAACTAACATCAAGAAGAAGATATACCTCCCGAACATGTCGGACGGCGCGCACGCGCTTGCCGCGGCTTTCGAGGCGTGCGGGCTGGAGGCCGAGGTCATGCCCGAGCCGGATGAGGAGTCGCTCAAGTGGGGGAGGCGCTATACCTCGGGGAGGGAGTGCTACCCCTGCATACTTACGACCGGCGATATGGTGAAGATCGTGAGGAAGGAGGACTTCTCTCCCGAGCGGAGCGCCTTTTTCATGCCGTCGGGTAACGGCCCGTGCAGGTTCGGCCAGTACAACCGCTATCACAGGATGATACTCGACGAGCTCGGCTTCAAGGACGTCCCGGTCTACGCGCCGGACCAGGACGGGAACTTCTATAAGGAACTTAACATGGTCGGCGGCAACTTCCCAAGGCTCGGCTGGTGGGGGATAGCCTCCGTGGACCTCCTTGAGAAGGTGCTCTTCGAGACCAGGCCCTACGAGAAGAACAAGGGAGAATCCGAGCGCGTCTACTGGGAGTGCGTGCGGAAGGTCTGCGACGCGATAAGAGAGAAGAGGTTCCCTGAAAGGGAATTGAAGGAGGCAAAAGCGGCCTTCAAGAGGGTACCCGTCCACGAGCCCGGCAGCAAGCCAGTCATAGGCATCGTCGGCGAGATATACGTACGGAGCAACAGGTTCTCGAACGAGAACCTCATAAAGAAGCTCGAGGCCCTCGGCGCCGAGGTGCGGATGCCCACCATAGGCGAGTGGATATACTACACAAATTTCTGCAACAAGCGTAAGACCTGGCAGAGGGGGCAGATGGGGGACTACCTCCGGACCATAGCGAGCGAGTTCTTCCAGAAGAGAGACGAGAAGAGGATGGAGAACATCCTTAACGGGGACCTCCGGAGCGGACACGAGGTCCCGACAAAGAACCTCCTCCGTAACGCGGCCCCGTACCTCGACGATTCCTTCGAGGGAGAGGCCGTGCTTTCGATAGGGAAGACCATCGACTACATAGGCCGCGGCGCGCACGGCATAGTGAACGCCATGCCCTTCACCTGCATGCCGGGCACGGTCGTGAACGCCATCTTGAAGAGGCTACGCGAGAACAACGATAACATACCCTACCTCCATATGGTCTACGAGGGCTCGGAGGACACGAACTCGATGACCAGGATGGAGGCCTTCGTCCATCAGGCAAGGGAGTTCAAGGAGAGGCGCTCCCCAAGGGCCCAGGCGGCCGGAAGGGTTTGA
- a CDS encoding 4Fe-4S binding protein encodes MSYLILEECIACGACLPECPEGAISEGTPYKIDPRLCTECGACAEVCPVDACRPAAPVTEKDNSKQGNL; translated from the coding sequence ATGTCCTACCTTATTCTCGAAGAATGCATCGCCTGTGGCGCTTGCCTGCCAGAGTGTCCTGAGGGCGCGATATCCGAAGGGACCCCTTACAAGATAGACCCAAGGCTCTGCACCGAGTGCGGCGCGTGCGCGGAAGTGTGCCCGGTAGACGCGTGCCGGCCCGCCGCTCCTGTGACAGAAAAGGATAATTCAAAACAAGGCAATCTCTAA
- a CDS encoding DUF1858 domain-containing protein, with product MAGPVITKDMIIGEVIEKYPGTAEVFRKYFGKGCFDCPGSGYEDIDFGSGMHSADIDALLKELNEAAKGKGKG from the coding sequence ATGGCAGGCCCGGTGATAACAAAGGACATGATAATCGGCGAGGTCATTGAAAAGTACCCCGGCACCGCCGAGGTCTTCAGGAAATACTTCGGCAAGGGGTGTTTCGACTGCCCGGGCTCGGGTTACGAGGACATAGACTTCGGTTCCGGGATGCACAGCGCCGATATCGACGCGCTCCTGAAGGAGCTTAACGAGGCGGCAAAAGGAAAGGGGAAAGGATAA
- the cyoE gene encoding heme o synthase, which translates to MGIGRYLELFKLRICSLITFSAIVGLVAASSPGATLGTALFLVAATMLAAAAASVFNHYFDSDIDSIMKRTKERPFPSGDVAGSKGVLVVAAGLFLLSIAVSFAALNYMVALHLALGAFVYAVVYTVWLKRKSSLNIIIGGLAGSFAVLAGGASASPEFCAPPMLLAVVMFFWTPSHFWSFAICHREEYEKAGVPMMPVRVGNSRTAVYILINTVFLVISSLALWFLGHSGPVYLMAALVLGAYFIYWNIRLLMSPDKEVAKSNFRASMVYLGALFTSVVVDMAVMNM; encoded by the coding sequence ATGGGAATAGGGAGGTACCTTGAGCTTTTTAAGCTCAGGATATGCAGCCTCATAACCTTCAGCGCCATCGTGGGGCTCGTAGCCGCTTCATCGCCTGGCGCGACCCTGGGCACGGCCCTTTTCCTCGTAGCCGCAACGATGCTCGCCGCCGCCGCAGCCAGCGTCTTCAACCATTATTTCGACAGCGACATAGATTCCATTATGAAAAGGACGAAGGAGAGGCCCTTCCCTTCCGGCGATGTAGCGGGGTCAAAGGGCGTGCTCGTCGTCGCAGCCGGGCTCTTCCTCCTTTCAATAGCGGTCTCCTTCGCCGCGCTCAACTACATGGTCGCCCTGCACCTTGCCCTCGGCGCGTTCGTCTACGCGGTGGTCTACACGGTGTGGCTCAAAAGAAAGAGCAGCTTGAATATAATAATAGGCGGGCTTGCGGGGAGCTTCGCCGTCCTTGCGGGCGGCGCGTCGGCCAGCCCCGAGTTCTGCGCGCCGCCCATGCTCCTTGCGGTCGTGATGTTCTTCTGGACGCCCTCCCACTTCTGGAGCTTCGCGATCTGCCACCGCGAGGAATACGAAAAGGCGGGGGTGCCCATGATGCCCGTGAGAGTAGGAAACTCCAGGACGGCCGTTTACATATTGATAAACACGGTTTTCCTTGTAATTTCCTCGCTGGCCCTATGGTTCCTCGGCCACAGCGGCCCGGTGTACCTCATGGCGGCCCTGGTCCTCGGGGCCTATTTCATCTACTGGAACATCAGGCTCCTCATGAGCCCGGACAAGGAGGTCGCCAAGAGCAATTTTCGGGCCTCCATGGTCTATCTGGGCGCGCTCTTTACGTCGGTTGTCGTTGACATGGCCGTGATGAACATGTGA
- the apbC gene encoding iron-sulfur cluster carrier protein ApbC, with product MNNITEAVVLDALRSVMDPELGKDLVTLNMIRDVKVEGGKVSFTLMLTTMACPLKKELEANSVNAVKAIPGVTEVSVTTGAEVPKSKEVSGKAPIPGVKNTIAVASGKGGVGKSTVAVNLAVALAQSGAKVGLLDTDLYGPSLPLMMGIHEPLQATPEERLVPLEKYGMKLVSVGFMLDEETPLIWRGPLVMQLIKQFLVGVEWGELDYLVIDLPPGTGDTQLTLVQTIPLTGAVIVTTPQDVALIDARRAIRMFKEVKVPVLGIIENMSQFVCPHCGGATEIFSKGGGEKTSERYQVPLLGKIPIDIAIREGGDTGMPITHADPNSAHSKAFVEIAQSVAAKVSVLDLE from the coding sequence ATAAACAACATCACAGAGGCCGTTGTGCTCGACGCCCTCCGGAGCGTCATGGACCCGGAGCTCGGCAAGGACCTCGTAACCCTCAATATGATACGGGACGTGAAGGTCGAGGGCGGGAAAGTGAGCTTCACGCTCATGCTCACGACAATGGCGTGCCCATTGAAAAAAGAGCTCGAGGCCAACTCGGTGAACGCCGTAAAGGCAATACCCGGCGTTACCGAAGTGTCGGTCACGACCGGCGCCGAGGTGCCGAAATCGAAAGAGGTATCGGGCAAGGCGCCGATACCGGGCGTGAAGAACACTATAGCCGTGGCGAGCGGAAAGGGCGGGGTCGGGAAATCCACAGTCGCCGTAAACCTGGCCGTGGCGCTTGCGCAGTCCGGGGCGAAAGTGGGCCTCCTCGATACCGACCTCTACGGCCCGAGCCTGCCGCTCATGATGGGCATACACGAGCCGTTGCAGGCGACTCCGGAGGAGAGGCTCGTTCCTCTTGAGAAGTACGGTATGAAACTCGTCTCAGTGGGATTCATGCTAGACGAGGAGACGCCCCTCATATGGCGCGGGCCGCTTGTCATGCAGCTTATAAAGCAGTTCCTCGTCGGGGTCGAATGGGGAGAGCTCGATTATCTCGTAATAGACCTGCCGCCGGGCACCGGGGATACGCAGCTTACGCTCGTGCAGACCATACCCCTTACCGGCGCTGTCATAGTGACCACGCCGCAGGACGTGGCCCTTATAGACGCGAGGCGGGCCATAAGGATGTTCAAGGAAGTGAAAGTCCCGGTCCTCGGCATAATAGAGAACATGAGCCAGTTCGTCTGCCCGCACTGCGGCGGCGCAACCGAGATATTCAGCAAGGGCGGCGGCGAGAAGACGAGCGAAAGGTATCAGGTGCCGCTCCTCGGGAAGATCCCCATAGACATAGCCATAAGGGAGGGCGGCGACACGGGCATGCCCATAACGCACGCGGACCCGAATTCTGCCCACTCCAAGGCCTTTGTAGAGATAGCACAGTCGGTCGCGGCGAAGGTGAGCGTACTGGATCTCGAGTAG
- a CDS encoding cytochrome c — protein MRKLFGIGVLALGMAAFTVPAIAADGAAIYKAKCVACHGADGQGTAMAPGFKGSEWVKSTADADIATVITNGREGAAKAYKNFAMGMPKQKLSDDEVKAVVEHLKGLAAK, from the coding sequence ATGCGTAAGTTATTCGGTATAGGCGTGCTCGCTCTCGGCATGGCCGCTTTCACCGTGCCTGCGATCGCTGCAGACGGCGCGGCAATCTACAAGGCGAAGTGCGTGGCCTGCCACGGCGCGGACGGCCAGGGCACCGCGATGGCGCCCGGCTTCAAGGGCAGCGAGTGGGTAAAGTCCACCGCTGACGCGGACATCGCCACCGTCATCACCAACGGTCGCGAAGGCGCTGCCAAAGCTTACAAGAATTTCGCAATGGGCATGCCCAAGCAGAAGCTCTCCGATGACGAGGTAAAGGCCGTCGTGGAACATCTGAAGGGGCTGGCCGCGAAGTAA
- a CDS encoding cbb3-type cytochrome c oxidase subunit I, with product MRKETPYIARTIKAENRALAHGWLILAVFSLVFAGVFALLVALARTPVVEEMLPLGRDYIYVALVGHVVLAVVIWFLAFKGFLWVYSLPSAIFSPALGRVSLALSALGMALVVIAAVFGLGQAELANYVPVLLTPVFYAGLLSFGAGVLLSLLNFFLTVLSWKEKPDTFAFGMLAAGAAVIIAFACFALSGWFQHAGGKMHLDFERLFWGGGHILQFANTMAMSAVWLLLVKRVLGKEALGRRTAKALYALFIISVLPAPAIYFLNDISSQAHKESFTWLMRWGIGPLIAVFILASIAAIARTSPRPWKDPAFSSLVLSISIFLLGGFIGLSIDGVNTIIPAHYHCVIGAVTIAFMGLFYEVLPDFRKSVWSKRMATAQPWLYSAGIVLFALGLFLAGSHGVARKTYGGEQNLNTIGKLIGMSIMGLGGLVAIAGGVTFVLNALFSLFGRKAARSPAPGIMPAP from the coding sequence ATGAGAAAAGAGACGCCATACATTGCCCGGACGATCAAAGCTGAAAACCGCGCGCTTGCGCATGGCTGGCTCATACTGGCGGTATTTTCCCTTGTGTTTGCCGGAGTCTTTGCGCTCCTTGTGGCGCTTGCGAGGACACCTGTCGTAGAGGAGATGCTCCCGCTCGGCAGGGATTATATCTATGTGGCCCTGGTCGGGCACGTTGTGCTTGCGGTTGTCATCTGGTTTCTTGCCTTCAAGGGCTTTCTCTGGGTCTACTCGCTCCCATCCGCGATATTCTCCCCTGCCCTGGGAAGGGTTTCCCTCGCGCTCTCGGCCCTCGGCATGGCCCTTGTAGTCATAGCCGCGGTATTCGGGCTCGGACAGGCCGAGCTCGCGAACTATGTGCCGGTCCTCCTTACGCCGGTTTTTTACGCTGGGCTTTTGTCATTCGGGGCCGGGGTGCTCCTTTCGCTCCTCAATTTTTTTCTTACGGTCCTTTCATGGAAGGAAAAGCCGGATACCTTCGCCTTCGGCATGCTCGCAGCCGGAGCGGCTGTAATCATAGCCTTTGCCTGCTTCGCACTTTCCGGCTGGTTCCAGCACGCCGGAGGGAAGATGCACCTGGATTTCGAGCGGCTCTTCTGGGGCGGCGGCCACATACTTCAGTTCGCTAACACCATGGCAATGTCCGCGGTCTGGCTTCTTCTTGTAAAGCGCGTATTGGGGAAGGAAGCCCTCGGCCGGAGGACGGCAAAGGCCCTGTATGCCCTTTTCATCATCTCCGTGCTGCCCGCGCCGGCCATATACTTCCTCAATGACATATCGAGCCAGGCCCACAAGGAGAGCTTCACCTGGCTCATGCGATGGGGCATCGGCCCCCTCATAGCCGTATTTATCCTGGCCTCGATAGCGGCGATCGCCAGGACAAGCCCGAGGCCCTGGAAGGACCCGGCCTTTTCATCCCTGGTCCTTTCCATATCCATCTTCCTCCTTGGCGGGTTCATAGGATTGAGCATTGACGGAGTCAACACCATCATCCCGGCCCATTACCACTGCGTTATCGGGGCCGTGACAATAGCGTTCATGGGCCTTTTCTACGAGGTGCTGCCGGATTTCAGAAAATCCGTGTGGAGCAAAAGGATGGCAACGGCGCAGCCCTGGCTTTACAGCGCCGGAATCGTGCTCTTCGCCCTCGGGCTCTTCCTGGCCGGCTCGCACGGGGTGGCAAGGAAGACCTATGGCGGAGAGCAGAACCTTAATACGATAGGGAAGCTCATCGGCATGTCCATCATGGGCCTGGGAGGGCTCGTCGCCATAGCCGGGGGAGTCACATTCGTCCTTAACGCGCTCTTCTCTCTTTTTGGCAGGAAAGCTGCCCGTTCTCCCGCGCCCGGTATTATGCCGGCGCCTTGA
- a CDS encoding DUF542 domain-containing protein: MNGINEKMVVNDCIKLYPKTIGVFTRFQIDSCCGGAVSIEEAAKRDGAPLEELMTALKEAASA, from the coding sequence ATGAACGGGATAAATGAGAAGATGGTCGTAAACGACTGCATAAAACTATACCCGAAGACTATCGGGGTCTTCACGCGTTTCCAGATAGACTCGTGCTGCGGCGGGGCGGTCTCGATTGAAGAGGCGGCAAAAAGGGACGGCGCGCCGCTAGAAGAGCTTATGACGGCGCTTAAAGAGGCTGCCTCGGCGTAA
- a CDS encoding NifU family protein, with translation MRERVEEALNGIRPALQADGGNVELVDVDEAQGIVRVQLQGACSGCPSAQITLAMGIERAIKERVPEIKQVLSV, from the coding sequence ATCAGGGAACGGGTCGAAGAGGCTCTTAACGGCATCAGGCCGGCCCTTCAGGCTGACGGCGGCAACGTGGAGCTTGTGGACGTGGACGAGGCCCAGGGCATAGTGCGTGTACAGCTCCAGGGCGCCTGCTCCGGCTGCCCGAGCGCTCAGATAACGCTCGCAATGGGCATCGAAAGGGCCATAAAGGAGCGTGTGCCGGAGATAAAGCAGGTCCTTTCGGTCTAA